In Stomoxys calcitrans chromosome 2, idStoCalc2.1, whole genome shotgun sequence, the following proteins share a genomic window:
- the LOC106087327 gene encoding histone RNA hairpin-binding protein, which produces MMVCENLAAMSMEKNEAAKNSHSWADEVDSQPVGSFNNSSSDISLSRRDISLEFIDDVNEQKFERLLKEEKLKTPFKRRHSETPSIETRSNSPNSSCDSNEVVTKRYFNIHKKEKRARQNSFTSSSSSSSSYTETDAAILSRRQKQIDYGKNTVAYERYAELIPKTERSRDHPRTPNKYGKYSRRAFDGLIKIWRKQLHYYDPPNERTNTQDKRVPNDSSSESESD; this is translated from the exons ATGATGGTTTGTGAAAATTTAGCTGCAATGTCTATGGAAAAAAATGAAGCCGCTAAAAACAGCCATTCATGGGCGGATGAAGTTGATTCTCAA CCTGTTGGTTCATTCAACAATAGTTCGTCGGATATTAGCTTGTCGCGTCGAGATATCTCGTTGGAATTCATCGACGATGTAAACGAGCAAAAATTCGAGCGTCTCCTTAAGGAAGAAAAACTGAAGACGCCATTTAAACGACGTCATTCGGAAACACCAAGCATTGAGACACGATCTAATAGTCCAAATAGTAGTTGCGACAGCAATGAAGTTGTAACCAAGCGATATTTCAACATACATAAGAAAGAAAAACGAGCTAGACAAAACAGTTTTACTTCGTCGTCATCTTCTTCTTCCTCGTACACTGAAACTGATGCAGCAATACTTTCCCGTCGCCAAAAGCAAATAGATTACGGAAAAAACACTGTTGCTTATGAGCGTTATGCTGAATTGATCCCAAAAACAGAACGATCCCGTGATCACCCCCGAACTCCAAACAAATATGGAAAATACAGCCGCCGTGCTTTCGACGGGCTTATAAAAATCTGGCGTAAACAGTTGCATTACTACGACCCCCCAAATGAGAGAACTAACACACAAGATAAAAGAGTTCCGAATGATTCCAGTAGTGAGTCTGAGAGCGATTAA
- the LOC131995265 gene encoding uncharacterized protein LOC131995265, which translates to MNNSKTIKKTTPKQFEALVDFMCQNPNIAKGYHKNTDKLSIKEQWNNLQRKLNSLGPPTREAEGWMKVWADMKSSVKKKIVHNKMESRATGGGIFNQKLLTPLEEAVAGLLQINSIVSPECPSIGVQSSPVNLIQEILEDEVDGHVSEDNVEVDIQPNTSTRKRKQRTVDKNVLLDQQLKIQTSLYEEVKKSLSEIERYSRKNYKVQEERLKMEKEKLRLYKEQIRNKENYRTNILKLRTEEITLKQQKIEIEKARIQEFL; encoded by the exons atGAATAACAGCAAAAC GATAAAGAAAACgacaccaaaacaatttgaagCTCTTGTGGATTTTATGTGTCAAAACCCAAATATAGCTAAAGGATACCATAAAAACACAGACAAGTTGTCCATTAAAGAGCAGTGGAATAATTTGCAAAGGAAGCTGAATAGTTTAGGCCCTCCCACACGTGAGGCTGAAGGTTGGATGAAGGTATGGGCAGATATGAAGAGCAGCGTTAAGAAGAAAATCGTGCACAATAAGATGGAAAGCCGTGCAACTGGTGGAGGCATTTTCAACCAGAAGTTGTTGACACCTTTGGAGGAGGCAGTAGCAGGACTACTGCAAATCAATTCTATTGTAAGTCCAGAATGCCCATCCATCGGTGTTCAAAGCTCGCCGGTAAACCTGATTCAAGAAATTTTGGAGGACGAAGTTGATGGACACGTCAGCGAGGACAATGTAGAAGTGGATATCCAACCCAATACTTCCACTCGAAAAAGGAAGCAACGAACTGTGGACAAAAATGTACTTCTGGATCAACAGCTTAAAATTCAGACAAGTTTAtatgaagaagtaaaaaagagtttGTCGGAAATCGAGAGGTATAGTCGCAAAAATTATAAAGTTCAAGAAGAAcgattgaaaatggaaaaggaaaaactTAGGCTATACAAAGAACAAATTAGAAATAAAGAAAACTATAGGACCAACATATTGAAATTGAGAACGGAAGAAATAACcctcaaacaacaaaaaattgagaTAGAAAAAGCCAGAATTCAAGAATTCTTATGA